In Oryza sativa Japonica Group chromosome 3, ASM3414082v1, one DNA window encodes the following:
- the LOC4333965 gene encoding transcription factor bHLH18, with product MATQWFSNMVMDEPSFFHQWQSDGLLEQYTEQQIAVAFGQAGEADAAAAAAAMMVQQQQYAAAAAAEHRPRKAAKVNTSWDSCITEQGSPADSSSPTILSFGGHADAAAAAAFASAGQAQSAPYYGGASAAALKPKQELDAAAAPFSQARPVKRSYDAMVAADVAKAPAAAASRPASQNQEHILAERKRREKLSQRFIALSKIVPGLKKMDKASVLGDAIKYVKQLQDQVKGLEEEARRRPVEAAVLVKKSQLSADDDDGSSCDENFDGGEATAGLPEIEARVSERTVLVKIHCENRKGALITALSEVETIGLTIMNTNVLPFTSSSLDITIMATAGENFSLSVKDIVKKLNQAFKLSL from the exons ATGGCGACGCAGTGGTTCTCCAATATG GTGATGGATGAGCCGAGCTTTTTTCACCAGTGGCAGTCGGATGGGCTGCTGGAGCAGTACACGGAGCAGCAGATCGCCGTCGCGTTCGGGcaggccggcgaggcggacgcggcggcggcggcggcggcgatgatggtgcagcagcagcagtacgcggcggcggcggcggcggagcaccgGCCGCGGAAGGCGGCGAAGGTGAACACCAGCTGGGACTCGTGCATCACGGAGCAGGGCTCCCCGGCGGACTCCTCCTCGCCGACCATCCTCTCCTTCGGcggccacgccgacgccgccgccgccgcggcgttcgCCAGCGCGGGGCAGGCGCAGAGCGCCCCGTACTAcggcggcgcctccgccgcggccttgAAGCCCAAGCAGGagctggacgccgccgccgcgcccttctCCCAGGCGCGCCCGGTCAAGCGGAGCTACgacgccatggtcgccgccgacgtcgccaaggcccccgccgccgccgcctcccggccTGCCTCCCAGAACCAGGAACACATCCTCGCCGAGCGGAAGCGCCGCGAGAAGCTCAGCCAGCGCTTCATCGCCCTCTCCAAGATCGTCCCTGGCCTCAAGAAG ATGGACAAGGCGTCGGTGCTGGGCGACGCGATCAAGTACGTGAAGCAGCTGCAGGACCAGGTGAaggggctggaggaggaggcgcggcggcggccggtggaggcggcggtgctggTGAAGAAGTCCCAGCTgtccgccgacgacgacgacggctcgtCCTGCGACGAGAacttcgacggcggcgaggccaccGCCGGGCTGCCGGAGATCGAGGCCCGCGTGTCGGAGCGCACCGTGCTGGTCAAGATCCACTGCGAGAACCGCAAGGGCGCCCTCATCACCGCCCTCTCCGAGGTCGAGACCATCGGCCTCACCATCATGAACACCAATGTGCTCcccttcacctcctcctccctcgaCATCACCATCATGGCCACC GCTGGAGAGAACTTCTCATTATCAGTCAAAGATATCGTCAAGAAGCTAAATCAAGCATTCAAGTTATCCCTGTGA